GGATTAAAATCAGGATGGTATGTGTGGGTGATGGGCCCTACAGGTTATGCAGGGCTTGATGCGCGGCCTGACAAAGTTGAACATGCAGATGACTGGAACAAAAATGTTGATCCATTCATTGAGGAGTATGGTGCTACTACCATTAATGAGTACGATGCTGATTTGTCGACCGGCCGCGAATTTTTTTTAAAATCTGATCACTATGATGTTTGGGCCATCAATGTAAAAGATGCTGAAATGGATCGCTTTAACGAAATCCTGCAGCAGTTGAGCAAGACGTATGTAGCGTTGGGTGACAGAGCGTTTATGGTGTATCACAATATGGTTCACATACAGGGAGGAGCTGATGTAGGAATAGTTACCAGCTTTACCAACTATGTTGATTTTGGGAAAGACTGGGGCGTGAAACAGGCGTATGAAAAATTATACGGCGTTGGCAGTTGGAAAAATATGCTTACTACCTGGAATGAAGTAGTAGTTGATTACAATGAAGAGCTGCGTTCTATTGTAAAATAAAATACCTGCCAATAAAAACCCGGAAAAGACTTCTGCTGTTCCGGGTTTTTATTCTGAAGCGGATTTACTTCAAGATTGTTTTTATAAGTCTCCTATACCCAAAGCACACTGACTCAGGTTCATAAAACACTTACAATGCCAGCTCCGGAACTATCTCGTGTATTAAAGGCAACAGTTGCATCATTTCAATGATCTTTCAGAAAGAAAATCATAATAAGGTTTTGCCTGTTCATAGATTTCCTGAAGGTCAGGTGGTAATTCTTGTGCTGCTTCTTCAAAGGGCGTGAATCCCGTGGACTGATGCACATTTTTATACCAGTATTTTGCCCAAACGCCATCTTCCGGCCGTGCACCTGCTTTCCATTGAAGCATTGATGGCTGAAACCCGATACCCAGATTTTCACACATTGCTGTCAGCATCTTCCCGGGATTTCTAACCACATCACTTGCATCAATAATCAACCGGTGATAATTTCTTCCTGATAAGAATTGATCCAATTCATAACTCTGCCTGATGCCGATATCGTTTAAAGATGGTTGTGTTATTACTTTAGCATAAGATATTAAAACTTGCTTCGGATCGCGAATAAGAAGAATGTTAAAGGTTTCCGATAGAAAATCCAACTCCAGGTTTAGCAAATGATGCGTCATTTGTTTAAAGAAAAGAATGGGATGATCGCAATTTCCCAGCATCACATTTGAAATTACTTTCCTTCCGTCCTGTTCCTGTGATGCAAGCACCTCTTCTCTTCCGGGATGATTCAATCCGGTTTCATTTAAAAAATGCGCATACAACGGTTCGTCAATTACAACAGTATCATTTCGCTGTGCAAATGAATACATCATAGCGGTGGATATGTTCCGTGGCCCGCTCCATAAATTAATTCGCTTTACAGGTTGCATTCAACAAAGCTATCTACTTTGGAGATTCGGTGACTTCATAAAAAAAGTCCACAATAAAATCAGCGGTTTATAAAGTACAGCGGCACAGAAATAATCCTGTGCCGCTGCAACATAAAAAATTGGATGTTATCTAATGATCTCCATCATTTTTACACCCTGCTGATTATTGGTTGTAAACCCAACGAGATATTTCCCGTTTACAAGCGAAGAAATATCCAGTGGAACAATTTCTCCGGGCGCTACATGCTGTACACTAACCGAGATGGTTTGTCCGAGCATATTTAAGATGCGAATGGTTGCATCCGTTTCAACTGTTCCATCATATTGCATATTCAAATGGTCGGATGCAGGATTCGGATAAAGCGTAAACATGGTTGTTGCCTCTTCTGCAACTAATCCTTGTCCTTCATCAAGCCGGAAAGCAGTACTGCTCGTATAAGCATGAAGCGTATAACATTGTGTGTTGTTGAAGGCACCACTCGCACCGAAAACTTTAGCCACGTAAGTCCCGATCACGCTCGTATTGTATATGATGCTCTCGTCGTTAAGGCCACCTTTTTTTGACGATGCCACTAAAGTACCCGCCGCGTCGTAAAGTGACAGGTTATAATTAGCCGGTAAGCTTGTCAATGTTACTTTGATGTTTTTAGCAGCACTGTTATTGGCAAAAGAAAGCCAGTCAACATCTGTGCTGGTGCTGATTTGTGACTTGATGTCCACATTAACTGCAATCGCAGCCGCTGTATTTTTTGTATTGTTTGGCTCGAGACTTTCAGCACAAACAGTTGCGCCTGTAGTAGTAAAGTTTACAGAGCCGGAAAAAGAAGATGTTCCTCCCGAACAAACCGTCTGCACCTGGAATTCATACGGCGTGGCAATTGTCAATGAAGAAACCGCCTTTGAAACCGTAGTGGATGTGGTAGCAGTCCAGGTTGATGATCCTACTGGTCGATATTGAACATTGTAACTTGTTGCACCGCTCACAGCAGTCCAGTTAAGAGTCGCAGAAGTGTTGGTGATGGAAGTTGCATTGAGTCCCGCAGGAATTCCACAGGAAGTTCCTCCGGAAGTACCAATACCCACTGCATACCAGGCATTCTTAACCTGTATCACTTCATTTGAACTGGAACCATACAGATCAGTGGCTGCATTAATACAGGCCGTTCTCCAGTCTGCATATTGTGATGTTTTGGTGAGATACACAGTTTGTGTGCGATAGATAATCTGATCAGCTTCTGAAAGACCAATGCCGGTAACCGTGTAGGCATTGCCAATATCATTGGTGCCACTTCCGCCTGTTACCAGCAGGTAAAACATAAAATTACCTACACCACTGTTGGTATGAACGCCGCCGTTATCTGCTGAGCTGGTAGTCCAGTGCGAACCGAGGTAAGTATCAGGCTGATTGAATGCACCTGGATTCGACATGTTGCGAATGCCCCAGTTCATATCATTGCTCAGCAGCCAGTTAATGTCAGTCGGTTTGGCCCAGAACTGAACACTTTTTCCCATGATGTCGCTCAGGCTTTCATTAATGGCACCTGACTGATTGCTGTAATTCAAATTGCAGGTGTATTGAGTTACTCCATGTGTTAATTCGTGGCCGCAAACATCAATCGCCGTAATGCCTGCCCCGCCGCTTCCGAGGTTTCCAAACAACATTTCAAAACCATCCCATCCTGCATTGAAGTTTTGAGAAGGATCATTTACATAACTGTACAGTGCAATACCTGCATTATTCAAACTGTTTCTATTGAAGTTGGCGAGGTAAAATGAATACGTGGAAGCAACACCGTAGTGGGCATCGAGCGCATATTTGTCCTGTCCGGTAATGGTCCAGTTAGCTGACGAAGAGGAATAATCGCTGCCGCTGCTTTTCAAGGTAATTATACCATTTCCTTTTGTGTAATCACGCAGTCTGTAGCTGCTTCCATTCAAATCGCTGTGAATTGTTTGTGTTCCACTGTAAGCAGTTGCTGCAGTACCGGTGGCATCTGAATGATAAAGGCGATCAGAAGTGCCAAGAATATTTCCGGTTTGTGCATCAACATAAATATCAGCCCGGGTCATCGGCTGTTGTGCATACACATCTACTTTGTAAGCGAGCTTCAGACTGACTGGGTCAATTTCATCTCCCGCATTATACCA
The genomic region above belongs to Chitinophagaceae bacterium and contains:
- a CDS encoding sulfotransferase family protein, whose translation is MQPVKRINLWSGPRNISTAMMYSFAQRNDTVVIDEPLYAHFLNETGLNHPGREEVLASQEQDGRKVISNVMLGNCDHPILFFKQMTHHLLNLELDFLSETFNILLIRDPKQVLISYAKVITQPSLNDIGIRQSYELDQFLSGRNYHRLIIDASDVVRNPGKMLTAMCENLGIGFQPSMLQWKAGARPEDGVWAKYWYKNVHQSTGFTPFEEAAQELPPDLQEIYEQAKPYYDFLSERSLK
- a CDS encoding M4 family metallopeptidase, whose amino-acid sequence is MKKRLLTLVAIALFCNGFAQNNFHQLIVNDHGLSKPFTELSPSQRVSFDATKISSILGLNSSSNLVLMSAENDQLGEVHYRYYQTYLGNPVENSMYIVHTKDGMIKSMSGSIVMNFDPQTALNKSAPLKQTKAIQAAVEYVNAEKYMWQDQVMEQRLKNQTGNTAASYYPTANLVWYNAGDEIDPVSLKLAYKVDVYAQQPMTRADIYVDAQTGNILGTSDRLYHSDATGTAATAYSGTQTIHSDLNGSSYRLRDYTKGNGIITLKSSGSDYSSSSANWTITGQDKYALDAHYGVASTYSFYLANFNRNSLNNAGIALYSYVNDPSQNFNAGWDGFEMLFGNLGSGGAGITAIDVCGHELTHGVTQYTCNLNYSNQSGAINESLSDIMGKSVQFWAKPTDINWLLSNDMNWGIRNMSNPGAFNQPDTYLGSHWTTSSADNGGVHTNSGVGNFMFYLLVTGGSGTNDIGNAYTVTGIGLSEADQIIYRTQTVYLTKTSQYADWRTACINAATDLYGSSSNEVIQVKNAWYAVGIGTSGGTSCGIPAGLNATSITNTSATLNWTAVSGATSYNVQYRPVGSSTWTATTSTTVSKAVSSLTIATPYEFQVQTVCSGGTSSFSGSVNFTTTGATVCAESLEPNNTKNTAAAIAVNVDIKSQISTSTDVDWLSFANNSAAKNIKVTLTSLPANYNLSLYDAAGTLVASSKKGGLNDESIIYNTSVIGTYVAKVFGASGAFNNTQCYTLHAYTSSTAFRLDEGQGLVAEEATTMFTLYPNPASDHLNMQYDGTVETDATIRILNMLGQTISVSVQHVAPGEIVPLDISSLVNGKYLVGFTTNNQQGVKMMEIIR